In Luxibacter massiliensis, a single genomic region encodes these proteins:
- a CDS encoding VanW family protein, whose translation MGDKGRRDSRHKVSKADKRAMLGIVFVFLCAAAVILCVQLYLRRYIQKFEADTIIQGVYIGNTEVAGLTLKEAEERVKSDLSAYAEEKVLLTLEDGRTGQVTLGSLGLTVDNLDSAAKEAVDYGKKGNAASCYKILKKAEKKQNHKKFEASYKITEESAEKALKDAMGGLLNVPENAKVSQGDSGIEITEGKPGETIDIKKTVAAINQMLGGDWEGKGGSVRASVTYVDPDIQADDLKDMTDLLGSYTTVYGGDPGSAQNIESGAGHIGGLLLKPGEEISVNAIMEPYTAENGYTEADSFEGDQVVQTMGGGICQVSTTLYNAVLLAELEVTERYPHTMMVSYVEPSMDAAIADDVLDLGLKNNLDTSIYIESITADSCLTFNIYGKETRPASRTIQYISETTETKDPEGKRFVATQDAAGIYYTQSPAEPEVSARLWKAVYENGAEVSRDIVNYSQYLPSKETVAVGTASERKEITDKLNAAIQTQDEATIMKCIQDIQISGTQQ comes from the coding sequence ATGGGAGACAAAGGAAGAAGAGACAGCAGGCATAAAGTGAGCAAGGCGGATAAAAGAGCTATGTTAGGCATAGTTTTTGTCTTTCTGTGCGCGGCCGCCGTGATTTTATGTGTACAGCTTTATCTCCGCAGATATATTCAGAAGTTTGAAGCGGATACTATTATTCAGGGCGTCTATATTGGCAATACAGAAGTAGCCGGCCTGACTCTGAAGGAGGCGGAAGAAAGGGTCAAGAGTGATTTATCTGCTTATGCAGAAGAAAAAGTCCTCCTGACACTGGAAGACGGCAGGACTGGCCAGGTTACGCTGGGCAGCCTGGGACTGACTGTTGACAATCTGGACAGTGCGGCCAAGGAGGCAGTGGATTATGGGAAAAAGGGAAATGCAGCATCCTGCTATAAAATATTAAAGAAGGCTGAGAAAAAGCAGAACCATAAAAAATTTGAGGCTTCATATAAAATTACAGAGGAGTCTGCAGAAAAAGCATTGAAAGACGCGATGGGTGGCCTGCTAAATGTGCCGGAAAATGCAAAAGTGTCACAGGGTGATTCCGGCATTGAGATTACGGAAGGCAAACCAGGTGAGACGATTGATATAAAAAAGACTGTAGCAGCCATTAACCAAATGCTTGGGGGGGATTGGGAAGGCAAAGGCGGAAGTGTCCGGGCATCAGTGACATATGTGGATCCAGATATTCAGGCAGATGATTTAAAGGATATGACAGATCTGCTGGGCAGTTATACAACTGTTTATGGAGGGGATCCAGGAAGCGCCCAGAATATAGAGAGTGGTGCAGGGCATATTGGCGGCCTTCTCCTGAAGCCTGGAGAGGAGATTTCGGTCAATGCCATAATGGAACCATATACTGCAGAAAATGGTTATACAGAAGCTGATTCTTTTGAAGGAGATCAGGTGGTCCAGACTATGGGCGGAGGTATCTGCCAGGTATCCACTACGCTGTATAATGCAGTGTTATTGGCGGAACTGGAGGTGACGGAGCGTTACCCCCATACGATGATGGTGTCCTATGTGGAGCCGTCCATGGATGCCGCTATTGCAGATGATGTGCTGGATCTTGGCCTAAAGAATAATTTGGATACCTCTATTTACATAGAATCTATTACAGCCGACAGCTGCCTGACATTTAATATATATGGGAAGGAAACACGTCCAGCCTCCAGAACTATCCAATATATAAGTGAGACAACAGAGACGAAAGACCCTGAAGGAAAAAGATTTGTGGCAACTCAGGATGCGGCCGGCATCTATTATACACAGAGTCCCGCGGAACCCGAAGTATCTGCAAGGCTCTGGAAAGCTGTATATGAAAATGGGGCGGAGGTTAGCCGTGATATTGTAAATTACAGCCAGTATCTGCCCTCGAAGGAGACGGTGGCTGTGGGTACTGCTTCTGAGAGGAAGGAGATAACAGATAAATTAAATGCGGCAATACAGACCCAGGATGAGGCCACAATTATGAAGTGTATACAGGATATTCAAATATCTGGAACACAGCAGTAA
- a CDS encoding AIR synthase-related protein gives MKAGNITQTVWKRSISRQLNCAGREDGFRLSPEESRSALHVGDSADAVWSTASAAGFSSETGEYALLKVVNDLAAGGAVPKGVSIQAMLPLDTEEDWLKEMTVKLAALCNRMKIDLTCVKAEVIPGFVRPMVFITGMGVAPRGRLLCAGNALPGQDIVLCGYIGLEGTLRILADSKGELEQRFVPSFIRQTESLKKNLDASDFIFAAAQMGILAMHQAGSGGIFAALWELAEASGIGLEIELPRLSIRQETVEICEYYNLNPYQLTSGGCILMAAKDGDALVGTLQRMGARARKLGVATDKKDRVITSDEEKRYLERPAPDELVRWQEQRLAVHAKEAIDSKEPKGVNSDMPLGYDM, from the coding sequence ATGAAAGCTGGAAATATTACACAGACTGTGTGGAAACGGTCTATATCAAGACAACTGAATTGCGCTGGGAGGGAGGATGGGTTCAGGCTATCGCCGGAAGAGTCACGTTCTGCCCTGCATGTAGGGGATAGTGCGGACGCGGTTTGGTCTACTGCCTCGGCGGCGGGATTCTCCAGTGAAACGGGGGAATATGCACTGCTCAAAGTAGTCAATGACCTTGCTGCCGGAGGGGCCGTTCCGAAAGGGGTTTCTATACAGGCAATGCTGCCTCTGGACACAGAAGAGGATTGGCTGAAAGAGATGACGGTGAAACTGGCGGCTTTGTGTAACAGGATGAAAATAGACTTGACCTGTGTAAAGGCAGAAGTGATCCCAGGTTTTGTGAGGCCTATGGTATTTATAACAGGTATGGGGGTGGCCCCAAGGGGCCGGCTGCTCTGTGCAGGGAATGCCCTGCCGGGACAGGATATTGTTCTCTGCGGTTATATCGGACTGGAAGGGACCCTCCGCATACTGGCAGATAGTAAAGGTGAGCTGGAGCAGCGTTTCGTGCCTTCTTTTATCCGTCAGACAGAATCTCTGAAAAAGAATCTGGACGCTTCAGATTTTATATTTGCTGCGGCGCAGATGGGGATTCTAGCCATGCATCAGGCGGGAAGCGGAGGCATATTTGCCGCTTTGTGGGAGCTGGCGGAGGCTTCAGGGATAGGCCTGGAGATAGAGTTGCCAAGGCTGAGCATAAGGCAGGAGACGGTAGAGATATGTGAGTATTATAATCTGAATCCTTATCAGCTTACCTCTGGAGGATGTATTTTGATGGCTGCAAAAGACGGGGATGCCCTGGTGGGAACACTGCAGAGGATGGGGGCGCGAGCCAGAAAGCTTGGGGTTGCCACAGATAAAAAGGATCGGGTAATCACAAGCGATGAAGAGAAAAGATATTTAGAAAGGCCTGCACCGGATGAGCTGGTGCGCTGGCAGGAGCAGCGCTTGGCAGTACATGCCAAGGAAGCCATAGACAGTAAGGAGCCAAAAGGCGTAAATTCAGACATGCCCTTAGGGTATGATATGTGA
- a CDS encoding Lrp/AsnC family transcriptional regulator, translating to MESVNGIRNEILRYLETNSRVNLGELGVLLGADEATVANEIADMEKEKIICGYHTLIDWDKAGVEKVTALIEVRVTPQRNQGFDRIAERIYNYPEVHAVYLISGGYDLLVTLEGKTLKEVSRFVSEKLSPIDEVISTATYFILKKYKDHGTILVPKKESERMLVTP from the coding sequence ATGGAAAGTGTGAACGGCATTAGAAATGAAATTTTGAGATATCTTGAGACTAACAGCAGAGTCAATCTCGGTGAGCTGGGTGTGCTGTTAGGCGCAGATGAGGCAACGGTGGCAAATGAAATTGCAGACATGGAAAAGGAGAAAATCATCTGTGGGTACCACACATTAATTGACTGGGACAAGGCAGGGGTAGAGAAAGTGACCGCATTGATTGAAGTAAGGGTGACGCCTCAGCGCAATCAGGGATTTGACCGGATTGCAGAGCGGATTTACAATTACCCGGAAGTACACGCCGTATATTTGATTTCAGGGGGATATGACTTACTTGTTACCCTGGAAGGAAAAACTTTAAAAGAAGTGTCACGGTTTGTGTCAGAGAAGCTTTCGCCAATTGATGAAGTCATTAGTACTGCTACATACTTTATTTTGAAGAAATATAAGGACCATGGGACTATACTAGTACCAAAGAAAGAATCAGAAAGGATGCTGGTGACGCCGTAA